A single genomic interval of Camelina sativa cultivar DH55 chromosome 11, Cs, whole genome shotgun sequence harbors:
- the LOC104722236 gene encoding uncharacterized protein LOC104722236 — MSRLWARFAGLFSSKSFIGVDKTGNKYFSRFEEIDGFAKEKRWVVFRREQDPTSIPVEWICWLNGQRKKAPTPEEMVELEARRERVKLNVALLKKEEEERKAIEGTGRKVTTIGKVEGPDLTSFVRQFPPDSKGDIPEEASEEADKSRVKEHEPEIVTAEPPEPKTTEPSGSGSSFRPGTWQPPS, encoded by the exons ATGTCGAGGCTATGGGCGAGATTTGCGGGATTATTCAGTAGCAAGAGTTTCATCGGGGTAGACAAGACTGGTAACAAGTACTTTTCCAGATTCGAAGAGATTGACGGATTCG CTAAGGAGAAAAGATGGGTTGTCTTTAGACGAGAACAGGACCCAACTTCTATTCCTG TTGAATGGATATGTTGGCTTAATGGGCAACGCAAAAAGGCTCCTACTCCTGAG GAAATGGTTGAACTTGAAGCAAGGCGTGAGCGTGTCAAGCTTAATGTTGCTC TTCtcaagaaagaagaggaggagaggaAAGCGATAGAAGGCACTGGACGCAAAGTCACGACCATTG GTAAAGTTGAAGGTCCAGATTTGACAAGCTTTGTTCGCCAATTTCCACCGGATTCTAAAG GTGATATACCAGAGGAAGCTAGTGAAGAAGCAGATAAATCAAG GGTCAAGGAACATGAACCCGAGATAGTTACTGCAGAACCACCAGAACCAAA gACAACAGAACCATCAGGTTCTGGATCATCATTTAGGCCCGGGACATGGCAGCCACCATCCTAA
- the LOC104722238 gene encoding uncharacterized protein LOC104722238, which produces MEKNNMRDEVWSSWRDGDFQEDDVWDVLDHGYQSSFMISNHTSKPCFSTQISLPSEPRMIPERQRIEGMAPMRQHSAPLNVPDWSMVHPKKTKKKVDQDDNVSPEEYFMGRRSSSSSVMEGVGRKLKGRDLSRVRNAILKQTGFLE; this is translated from the coding sequence ATGGAGAAGAACAACATGAGAGACGAGGTATGGAGTTCTTGGAGAGATGGAGATTTTCAAGAAGATGATGTATGGGATGTTCTTGATCATGGATATCAATCATCGTTTATGATTAGTAACCATACCAGTAAACCTTGTTTCTCAACCCAAATTTCACTTCCAAGCGAACCAAGAATGATTCCGGAGAGGCAGAGGATAGAAGGAATGGCACCCATGAGACAACACTCGGCTCCTCTCAATGTCCCTGATTGGTCAATGGTTCAcccaaagaagacaaaaaagaaagttgACCAAGATGATAATGTGTCACCGGAGGAATATTTCATGGGGCGTAGATCATCGTCGTCTTCAGTTATGGAGGGAGTTGGAAGGAAATTGAAAGGAAGAGATTTAAGCAGAGTTAGGAACGCAATATTGAAGCAAACTGGATTTCTTGAGTAG
- the LOC104722237 gene encoding uncharacterized protein LOC104722237 encodes MKGTSISPVRRNNDGFHRYLKPGALAQIRNSRINARSNFPLSLTRSILVDPSPSENSLVLAPQMLTMDQVPHLLSKIYGPYRIGRKKLGPARSVGLESMLDLNSSPNSVLESTNGNSNVLSNDVLVAH; translated from the coding sequence ATGAAAGGAACCTCCATATCTCCGGTGAGAAGAAACAACGATGGGTTCCACCGTTACTTGAAACCAGGGGCTTTGGCTCAGATCCGCAACTCTAGAATCAACGCTAGATCCAATTTTCCCCTGTCACTGACTCGCTCCATCTTGGTGGACCCCTCGCCATCCGAGAACTCTCTTGTCTTGGCGCCGCAGATGTTGACTATGGACCAGGTGCCCCATCTCTTGAGCAAGATCTATGGTCCGTACCGCATCGGTAGGAAGAAACTTGGCCCTGCGAGATCTGTGGGATTGGAGTCGATGTTGGATTTGAACTCTTCTCCAAACTCCGTACTTGAATCTACTAATGGTAATAGCAACGTATTGAGTAACGATGTTTTAGTTGCTCATTGA
- the LOC104727726 gene encoding aconitate hydratase 3, mitochondrial-like: protein MYRRATSGVRSASLSRLSSSITKIASTETASVSSPSATSVLNQTTNRSKSFSSALRSFRVCSASTRWSHGGSWRYPASLRAQSRNSAPVMEKFERKYATIASEHAYKDILTSLPKPGGGEYGQYYSLPALNDPRVDKLPYSVRILLESAIRNCDNYQVTKDDVEKILDWENTSTKQVEISFKPARVILQDFTGVPALVDLASMRDAVKSLGSDPNKINPLVPVDLVVDHSVQVDFARSEDAALKNEELEFKRNKERFAFLKWGSTAFQNMLVVPPGSGIVHQVNLEYLGRVVFNSNGFLYPDSVVGTDSHTTMIDGLGVAGWGVGGIEAEAAMTSQVYQL from the exons ATGTATCGACGCGCCACTTCCGGCGTGCGTTCTGCCTCGCTGTCGAGGCTTTCTTCTTCCATCACGAAGATCGCTTCTACCGAAACAGCTTCGGTTTCTTCTCCATCCGCCACGTCCGTTCTCAATCAGACGACGAACCGATCTAAGAGCTTCTCGTCGGCTCTCCGCTCGTTTCGCGTTTGCTCTGCTTCGACGCGGTGGAGCCATGGTGGGAGCTGGAGATATCCTGCTAGCCTTCGTGCTCAATCTAGGAACTCTGCTCCGGTGATGGAGAAATTTGAGAGGAAATACGCAACCATTG CTTCTGAGCATGCCTACAAGGATATTTTGACAAGTCTACCTAAACCTGGTGGTGGAGAGTATGGACAGTActactcgttaccagctttaAACGATCCAAGAGTTG ATAAGCTGCCATACTCTGTAAGGATACTATTGGAATCAGCAATTCGTAATTGTGACAACTATCAAGTTACAAAGGATGACGTTGAGAAAATCCTTGACTGGGAGAATACATCTACTAAGCAGGTTGAGATCTCCTTCAAGCCAGCCCGTGTTATTTTACAG GACTTCACAGGTGTACCAGCTCTAGTTGATCTTGCTTCTATGAGGGATGCAGTGAAGAGTCTTGGTAGTGATCCTAACAAGATTAACCCCTTG GTTCCTGTTGATCTTGTCGTTGATCACTCAGTCCAAGTTGACTTTGCAAGATCAGAAGATGCCGCATTGAAAAATGAGGAGCTTGAATTCAAGAGGAACAAAGAAAGATTTGCGTTCCTTAAGTGGGGTTCAACGGCCTTCCAAAACATGCTTGTCGTTCCTCCTGGGTCTGGGATTGTCCATCAG GTCAACTTGGAATACCTTGGACGTGTTGTTTTCAACTCGAACGGATTTCTCTACCCTGATAGCGTTGTTGGAACTGACTCCCACACAACCATGATTGATGGATTAGGAGTCGCTGGGTGGGGTGTTGGAGGAATTGAGGCAGAGGCAGCAAT